From the Purpureocillium takamizusanense chromosome 6, complete sequence genome, one window contains:
- the RPL10 gene encoding 60S ribosomal protein L10 (COG:J~BUSCO:EOG092648Q0~EggNog:ENOG503NXSP), giving the protein MARRPARCYRYCKNKPFPKSRFNRGVPDPKIRIFDLGRKRANVDDFPLCIHLVSNEYEQLSSEALEAARICANKYLVKHTGKEGFHLRVRAHPFHVVRINKMLSCAGADRLQTGMRGAWGKPNGTVARVNIGQIIMSVRTRDSNRGLALEALRRSQYKFPGRQKIIISKNWGFTPLRREDYLERKAAGRVKVDGAYVQFLSNHGPLEYNMRRFPEAFQSEA; this is encoded by the exons ATGGCGCGTCGTCCTGCTCGTTGCTACCGTTACTGCAAGAACAAG CCGTTCCCCAAGTCTCGGTTCAACCGCGGTGTACCTGACCCCAAGATCCGCATCTTCGATCTCGGCCGAAAGCGTGCGAACGTCGACGACTTCCCTCTCTGCATCCACCTCGTCTCCAACGAGTATGAGCAGCTGAGCTCCGAAGCCCTCGAGGCTGCGCGTATTTGCGCCAACAAGTACCTCGTCAAGCACACCGGCAAGGAGGGCTTCCACCTGCGCGTCCGCGCTCACCCCTTCCACGTCGTCCGTATCAACAAGATGTTGTCGTGCGCTGGTGCCGATAGACTGCAGACGGGTATGCGTGGTGCCTGGGGCAAGCCCAACGGCACTGTCGCCCGTGTCAACATTGGTCAGATCATCATGAGCGTTCGTACTCGCGACTCTA ACCGTGGCCTCGCTCTGGAGGCTCTCCGACGATCGCAGTACAAGTTCCCCGGCCGCCAAAAGATCATCATTTCCAAGAACTGGGGTTTCACTCCCCTCCGTCGCGAGGACTACCTCGAGCGCAAGGCTGCCGGCCGTGTCAAGGTCGACGGTGCTTACGTTCAGTTCCTCAGCAACCACGGCCCTCTCGAGTACAACATGCGCCGCTTCCCCGAGGCTTTCCAGTCTGAGGCTTAA
- the RPL30 gene encoding 60S ribosomal protein L30 (COG:J~EggNog:ENOG503P3X3), with the protein MAPQKKSKKDANSINSKLALVMKSGKVTLGYKSTLKSLRSGKAKLIIIAGNTPPLRKSELEYYSMLSKAPIHHFGGNNIELGTACGKLFRCSTMAILDAGDSDILSDQQA; encoded by the exons ATGGCCCCTcagaagaagagcaagaagGATGCCAACAGCATCAACTCTAAGTTGGCGCTGGTCATGAAGTCCGGCAAGG TCACTCTTGGCTACAAGTCCACGCTGAAGAGCCTTCGTTccggcaaggccaagctgaTCATCATCGCTGGCAacacccctcccctccgcAAGAGCGAGCTGGAGTACTACTCCATGCTGTCCAAGGCTCCCATCCACCACTTCGGCGGCAACAAC ATTGAGCTCGGCACCGCTTGCGGTAAGCTCTTCCGCTGCTCCACCATGGCCATCCTCGATGCTGGTGACTCCGACATCCTGAGCGACCAGCAGGCGTAA